Proteins encoded in a region of the Deltaproteobacteria bacterium genome:
- a CDS encoding 2-isopropylmalate synthase, whose amino-acid sequence ISTSDIHLKYQLKKTRAQVLKEACTAVAHSCVFTPNVEFSPMDATRTDWDYLCDIVEAVIATGATTVNIPDTVGYSVPDEFAKLITYLFKKVKNIKKSVISVHCHNDLGLAVANSLAAVKHGARQVECTINGIGERAGNAAIEEVVMALETRKDFFGFRTGIKTEYIYQSSRLLTHITGIPVQPNKAIVGANAFAHESGIHQDGLIKEKITYEIMTPQSVGISGTHLVLGKHSGRHAVSEHLKKMGYKMTAEELKKVVVRFKELADVKKEIFDEDLEVIVYEEVYKIAERYKLVYLNVISGNVAIPTATMQMEVDGKIIQDAGFGVGPVDATFAAIRKITNTNYHLLKYVVSAVTGGTDALGEVMVQLKYNGRSVSGRGADPDVIVASAKAYINALNRLEFLRKDVKKVKVV is encoded by the coding sequence TTATTTCGACATCCGATATCCATTTGAAGTACCAGCTTAAAAAAACGCGGGCGCAGGTTCTCAAAGAGGCCTGTACCGCTGTGGCTCATTCCTGCGTCTTTACGCCGAATGTCGAATTTTCACCCATGGACGCAACCCGTACGGACTGGGATTACCTTTGCGATATTGTCGAAGCGGTGATCGCAACGGGAGCCACCACCGTTAATATCCCTGACACGGTAGGGTATAGTGTGCCTGATGAATTCGCGAAGCTGATTACGTATTTGTTTAAAAAGGTCAAAAATATAAAAAAGTCCGTCATCTCTGTTCACTGCCATAATGATCTTGGCCTTGCTGTGGCGAATTCGCTGGCGGCCGTTAAACACGGGGCAAGGCAGGTGGAATGCACCATCAACGGGATAGGGGAAAGGGCCGGGAATGCCGCCATAGAAGAAGTGGTGATGGCCCTGGAAACCCGGAAGGACTTTTTTGGATTTCGTACCGGGATTAAAACAGAATATATCTACCAATCATCGAGACTCTTAACCCACATTACGGGTATCCCTGTTCAACCCAATAAAGCAATCGTCGGGGCTAATGCCTTTGCCCACGAATCGGGCATCCATCAGGATGGGCTGATCAAGGAAAAGATCACGTACGAGATTATGACTCCCCAGTCCGTCGGTATTTCCGGAACCCACCTGGTTCTCGGGAAACATTCAGGCCGTCACGCGGTTTCTGAGCATCTCAAGAAAATGGGATATAAAATGACTGCTGAAGAACTGAAGAAGGTTGTTGTGCGATTCAAGGAACTTGCCGATGTCAAAAAAGAGATTTTTGATGAAGATTTAGAGGTTATTGTATATGAAGAAGTGTACAAAATCGCCGAGAGGTACAAACTGGTGTATCTCAATGTAATAAGCGGCAACGTGGCGATACCGACAGCGACCATGCAGATGGAGGTTGACGGAAAGATCATCCAGGACGCCGGTTTCGGTGTCGGGCCTGTGGATGCGACCTTCGCGGCAATCAGGAAAATTACCAATACTAACTATCACTTGCTGAAGTACGTCGTTTCCGCCGTTACCGGCGGGACTGACGCCCTTGGAGAGGTCATGGTTCAACTCAAGTATAACGGGCGCTCCGTGTCGGGACGCGGCGCCGATCCGGATGTGATTGTCGCTTCGGCAAAGGCATACATCAACGCGTTAAACCGTCTTGAATTTCTTAGGAAGGACGTGAAAAAGGTTAAAGTTGTATAA
- the leuC gene encoding 3-isopropylmalate dehydratase large subunit, translated as MGMTITEKILCHHTDLKEVHPGMLINAKVDIALGNDITAPIAIAEFRKAGGVKVFDRNKVVLVPDHFTPNKDIDSAQQCKFVREFAREQEITHYYEVGKAGIEHALLPEQGIVLPGDLVIGADSHTCTYGALGAFATGVGSTDLAAAMLTGEVWFRVPETLKIVFHGQMQKWVSGKDLILSIIGLIGVDGARYKAMEFTGETVGQLGMADRLTIANMVIEAGAKNGIFIPDDITKVYVHERAKRPYTFYTSDSDAVYDSVIDIDVGKIELQVAFPHLPSNVRGISKAGDVTIDQVIIGSCTNGRIEDLRVAAGILKKRKAAPYIRLIIVPATQEIYRMALKEGLMEIFIDANAVVSPPTCGACLGGHMGVLADGERAVSTTNRNFVGRMGHTGSEVYIASPAVAAASAVLGRIAGPEEL; from the coding sequence GTGGGAATGACCATCACAGAAAAGATACTGTGTCACCACACAGATCTCAAAGAAGTACATCCCGGGATGCTGATAAACGCAAAAGTGGATATCGCCCTCGGGAACGATATAACGGCTCCTATCGCTATAGCAGAATTCAGAAAGGCAGGCGGTGTCAAAGTATTTGACCGGAACAAGGTGGTGCTTGTCCCTGATCATTTTACACCCAATAAAGACATCGACTCAGCCCAGCAATGTAAATTCGTCAGAGAATTTGCACGGGAGCAGGAAATTACTCATTACTATGAAGTCGGCAAAGCGGGTATAGAACATGCCCTCCTCCCCGAACAGGGTATCGTGCTGCCCGGAGACCTGGTCATCGGCGCCGACAGCCATACCTGTACGTACGGAGCACTTGGAGCATTTGCCACCGGCGTCGGCAGTACGGATCTTGCGGCAGCAATGTTGACCGGCGAGGTCTGGTTCAGGGTTCCTGAGACATTAAAAATCGTCTTTCACGGGCAGATGCAAAAATGGGTTTCCGGAAAAGATTTGATCCTCTCTATTATTGGTTTGATAGGTGTCGACGGGGCACGGTACAAGGCAATGGAGTTCACCGGTGAAACTGTCGGGCAACTCGGCATGGCGGATAGATTGACCATCGCGAACATGGTGATCGAGGCGGGCGCGAAGAACGGTATCTTCATCCCCGATGATATAACAAAGGTTTATGTTCACGAAAGAGCGAAGCGGCCTTACACATTTTATACCTCCGACTCCGATGCCGTGTATGATTCTGTCATCGACATCGATGTCGGTAAAATAGAACTACAGGTGGCATTTCCACATCTGCCTTCGAACGTAAGAGGAATCAGCAAGGCAGGTGATGTTACAATTGATCAGGTTATTATCGGATCATGCACGAACGGCCGGATCGAAGACCTCCGGGTAGCGGCCGGCATTCTCAAAAAGAGAAAGGCAGCGCCCTATATCCGTTTGATTATTGTACCCGCCACACAGGAAATATACAGAATGGCTCTGAAAGAAGGTCTTATGGAGATATTCATCGATGCAAATGCGGTGGTCAGCCCGCCGACCTGCGGCGCCTGTCTGGGCGGTCACATGGGAGTCCTGGCAGATGGCGAGAGGGCTGTTTCCACAACGAACAGGAATTTTGTCGGGCGTATGGGACATACCGGAAGTGAGGTATACATTGCCAGCCCGGCTGTTGCCGCGGCATCGGCGGTATTGGGACGGATTGCCGGTCCGGAGGAATTGTGA
- a CDS encoding 3-isopropylmalate dehydratase small subunit, with the protein MVMIFRGKVWKFGDNIDTDAIIPARYLTTSDPESLAAHCMEDADPAFVKKLSVGDIIVAGENFGCGSSREHAPIAIKAAGVSCVIAKSFARIFYRNAFNIGLPIFESGDLWDRVSDGQKIEVDGDNGSIRISDSTAESLHIHLIPPFMQELIKDGGLMKHLAKKRV; encoded by the coding sequence ATGGTAATGATATTCAGAGGAAAAGTATGGAAATTTGGAGATAATATCGATACCGATGCAATCATACCGGCCCGCTATTTAACAACATCTGACCCCGAGTCTCTTGCCGCCCACTGTATGGAAGACGCTGACCCTGCATTTGTAAAGAAACTCAGTGTTGGCGATATCATCGTGGCAGGTGAGAATTTCGGCTGCGGCTCATCGAGAGAGCACGCACCGATTGCCATCAAAGCCGCAGGAGTATCCTGTGTCATCGCAAAGAGTTTTGCCCGGATATTTTACCGGAATGCGTTCAATATCGGTCTGCCTATTTTTGAATCAGGAGATTTATGGGATAGGGTTTCAGATGGCCAGAAAATAGAAGTGGACGGTGATAACGGAAGCATCCGGATTTCAGACAGCACTGCAGAGTCACTTCACATTCATCTCATTCCACCGTTTATGCAAGAACTCATCAAAGACGGCGGTTTGATGAAACACCTCGCAAAGAAAAGGGTATGA
- a CDS encoding PilZ domain-containing protein, with amino-acid sequence MRKDSLVCFRLSKNLRESLDKVAHEERRSLSSTIEIILTNYMKERKVLKGIKKEKRQYPRKAVSVPAFINQYGIGEKKLHTGAITDISLNGVRVSIPRDVPCEISVDTDKSTFEIIFTLPNENRPIHLTCEPRRLIDSEEVIQVGASFVDADFHSYKALQTYLM; translated from the coding sequence ATGAGAAAAGATAGCCTTGTTTGTTTTCGCCTGAGCAAAAATTTACGAGAATCCCTGGACAAGGTAGCTCACGAAGAAAGACGGTCTTTATCATCGACGATTGAAATTATACTGACTAATTACATGAAAGAAAGAAAAGTATTGAAAGGTATCAAGAAAGAGAAGCGCCAGTACCCCAGAAAAGCTGTTTCTGTTCCGGCGTTTATTAACCAATACGGTATAGGAGAAAAAAAGTTACATACGGGAGCAATAACGGATATTTCCCTTAATGGTGTCCGCGTTTCAATTCCCCGGGATGTTCCCTGTGAGATATCAGTCGATACGGATAAATCCACATTTGAGATCATTTTCACTTTGCCGAATGAGAACAGGCCGATACACTTAACGTGTGAGCCTCGCAGATTGATCGATTCCGAAGAAGTTATCCAAGTTGGAGCATCCTTTGTTGATGCAGATTTTCATAGCTATAAAGCACTCCAGACCTACCTGATGTGA
- a CDS encoding ThiF family adenylyltransferase, with protein sequence MEETEQGKRANEPGQREPVGGVCLDDLAYLSDYLGDSQLVIEDDALLEWAHSSRISPRDAQIEALQRRIIPLRYAKNFNALTLAEQRHICESRVLVCGCGGLGGVIINLLARAGVGTLRLVDGAVFVPSNLNCHWFCDTQELSRPKAEVAGARVRAINPLTEVEVFSTVMDEDNVGALIGGMGLVIDATDNLPGSLLLAEAAKHMRVPFIHTAAAGWWGQVSTFLPESFLNLHDIYGPREEGNSAEDMTGVLSPAPAAIASLASFEAIRLLSGRNSAYTDQLLYLDGESGRMDVIPLG encoded by the coding sequence ATGGAAGAGACTGAACAGGGAAAGCGAGCAAATGAACCGGGTCAACGAGAACCCGTCGGTGGGGTCTGTTTGGACGATCTGGCCTACCTGAGTGACTACCTGGGGGACTCGCAACTTGTAATAGAAGATGACGCTCTTCTTGAGTGGGCGCACAGCAGCCGGATTTCTCCCCGGGATGCTCAGATCGAGGCGCTCCAACGCAGAATCATTCCCCTGCGCTATGCAAAAAACTTCAATGCCCTGACTCTTGCCGAACAAAGGCACATCTGTGAAAGCCGGGTGCTTGTCTGCGGCTGCGGAGGACTTGGCGGGGTTATCATCAACCTCCTGGCTCGTGCTGGAGTGGGCACTCTGCGTTTGGTAGATGGAGCCGTTTTTGTCCCCTCCAATCTCAATTGCCATTGGTTTTGCGACACGCAGGAGCTCTCACGCCCCAAAGCGGAGGTGGCCGGAGCGCGCGTGCGGGCTATTAACCCTCTGACAGAGGTTGAGGTGTTTTCCACTGTCATGGACGAGGACAATGTCGGAGCTTTGATTGGAGGGATGGGTTTGGTTATTGATGCAACGGATAACCTCCCGGGAAGTCTTCTTCTGGCGGAAGCCGCAAAGCACATGAGGGTACCCTTCATTCATACCGCCGCGGCAGGATGGTGGGGGCAAGTCAGCACATTCCTTCCGGAATCCTTCCTGAATCTGCACGACATTTATGGGCCCCGGGAAGAAGGGAATTCAGCAGAGGATATGACGGGCGTGCTCAGCCCGGCTCCTGCCGCTATCGCGAGCCTTGCGTCGTTTGAAGCAATCCGCCTCCTTTCGGGCCGTAATTCCGCATACACTGATCAGCTTCTTTACCTTGATGGAGAGAGTGGGCGAATGGATGTCATTCCTCTCGGATAG
- a CDS encoding CoA transferase subunit A, translating to MADIDKRMTLKDAVAKFIHDGDTVYYGGFQIHVPMALTHEIIRQKKRHLTTIESSTDVGGLDLMVGAGCVTEIHTAWIMNWYVKAPYAIRRAFNKGHLKRYDISNFGATTAMMAGFMGIPFMPIRGNIGTDMMKHNLTDLRIIEDPFTGKKTTVVRAWRADVAIIHAQKADRLGNVISYGTRGVTDEFGANGTTRGVIVTAEEIVEPEVTRSDPDRTIVPYFKTLAVVHCPYGAHPSACRGYYGLDIRFSQYQGKYERHEELLPHFLDEWVYGCKDQEAYIEKYKSKFGQKGLDLLKPVLGFKPKIDVDYGYHDPVCWKGVPMYTDDRLTAFEAALAAKKGGK from the coding sequence ATGGCAGATATCGACAAAAGGATGACGCTCAAGGATGCGGTAGCAAAGTTCATCCATGATGGAGATACGGTTTACTATGGGGGATTCCAGATTCACGTCCCCATGGCCCTGACTCACGAAATCATCAGACAGAAGAAAAGGCACCTCACCACGATCGAATCATCAACGGACGTGGGCGGTCTGGATCTCATGGTGGGAGCCGGCTGTGTGACGGAAATTCACACTGCCTGGATCATGAACTGGTACGTGAAGGCCCCCTATGCCATTCGCCGGGCATTCAACAAAGGTCACCTCAAGAGGTATGACATTTCTAACTTCGGCGCCACCACCGCGATGATGGCAGGTTTCATGGGCATTCCCTTCATGCCCATCCGGGGGAATATCGGCACGGATATGATGAAACACAACTTGACGGACCTCAGAATAATAGAAGATCCTTTCACCGGCAAGAAGACAACGGTTGTGCGCGCGTGGCGGGCCGATGTGGCAATCATCCACGCCCAGAAAGCCGATCGTCTCGGCAATGTGATATCCTATGGAACACGCGGCGTCACCGACGAGTTCGGCGCCAACGGAACAACGCGGGGCGTCATCGTTACTGCCGAGGAGATTGTGGAGCCGGAGGTAACCAGAAGCGATCCGGACCGCACGATTGTTCCCTACTTCAAGACCCTGGCCGTTGTCCACTGCCCGTATGGCGCTCATCCATCGGCCTGCCGCGGCTACTACGGCCTGGATATCCGCTTCAGCCAGTATCAGGGCAAATATGAGCGGCACGAAGAACTCCTGCCTCACTTCCTCGATGAATGGGTCTATGGTTGCAAAGACCAAGAAGCGTACATCGAGAAATATAAATCGAAATTCGGCCAGAAAGGCCTGGACCTGCTGAAACCCGTTCTCGGCTTCAAACCGAAAATAGACGTCGATTACGGTTACCATGATCCGGTATGCTGGAAAGGTGTGCCCATGTACACGGATGACCGGCTGACGGCTTTTGAAGCAGCGCTCGCCGCGAAGAAAGGGGGAAAGTAA
- a CDS encoding glutaconate CoA-transferase produces the protein MANYKLTELMTIRCAREIADGEVVFVGVGLPIMVAAYAFATHAPSMIMLTEGGAIRATAPQALAITVDDPAAFLGADSAFGMLATMAALQRGEVDVAFIGGAQIDKFGNINSTGAGDWSKKESFTYFAGSGGANDMATSGKRVLAIMPQDAKKFVEKCEYITTPGFLGGPGEREALGMIGGGPDCVVSTMGVYRFDEDTKEMYLTEFFPGQSVEKIRANCAWDLKVSPNVVETTVPTEEELKVLRALDPTGFYLG, from the coding sequence ATGGCTAATTATAAACTGACAGAACTTATGACAATCCGCTGTGCCAGAGAAATTGCAGACGGAGAGGTTGTCTTCGTGGGAGTGGGACTGCCAATTATGGTGGCCGCATATGCCTTTGCCACCCACGCCCCAAGCATGATTATGTTAACCGAGGGCGGCGCCATCCGGGCGACAGCTCCTCAGGCCCTTGCGATCACCGTGGATGACCCTGCTGCTTTCCTCGGGGCCGATTCGGCGTTCGGCATGCTGGCCACCATGGCCGCTTTGCAGCGTGGCGAGGTCGACGTTGCCTTCATCGGCGGCGCCCAGATCGACAAGTTCGGCAACATCAACTCGACGGGAGCAGGGGACTGGTCCAAAAAGGAAAGCTTTACCTACTTTGCCGGAAGCGGCGGCGCAAACGACATGGCGACTTCGGGGAAAAGGGTTCTTGCCATTATGCCCCAGGATGCCAAGAAGTTCGTCGAAAAATGTGAATACATTACCACTCCCGGCTTCCTGGGCGGCCCGGGAGAACGCGAGGCACTCGGCATGATCGGTGGGGGACCTGACTGTGTGGTCAGCACCATGGGCGTTTACAGGTTCGATGAAGACACCAAGGAGATGTACCTGACAGAGTTCTTCCCCGGCCAGTCCGTGGAGAAGATCAGGGCCAATTGCGCATGGGATCTCAAGGTGTCGCCCAACGTGGTAGAAACCACTGTGCCGACCGAGGAAGAACTTAAGGTCCTCAGAGCCCTTGACCCGACCGGTTTTTACCTCGGATAG